A stretch of Candidatus Vicinibacter affinis DNA encodes these proteins:
- the ddlA gene encoding D-alanine--D-alanine ligase, giving the protein MEKINLGVIFGGKSAEHEISIRSAISIIEALDRNKYNIILISIDKNGRWYLKQEQQFLSEFKALKAVENRDISPEIHITKQNDLINTVDKNTNQILNHLDVVFPILHGTFGEDGTIQGMLKALDIPFVGVDILASSVGMDKDVAKRLWRDAGIPVADFICVHKKELAKLKFNEVKDKLGLPIFVKPANAGSSVGVHKVHNLLEFDSAVSDAFQYDKKILIEEAIKGREVECAILGNEYPKASLIGEIVSQVEFYSYEAKYIDADGARLIIPASITKEEEQTIQEAAIKAFQAIECEGLARVDFFLKPDGTIVINEINTMPGFTSISMYPKLWEASGIPYFELLDHLIELAILRHQRDTKLKTSF; this is encoded by the coding sequence ATGGAAAAAATTAATTTAGGTGTGATATTCGGCGGAAAGTCGGCTGAACATGAAATATCTATACGTTCGGCAATAAGTATTATTGAAGCGCTGGACAGAAATAAATATAATATAATTTTAATAAGCATAGATAAAAATGGAAGATGGTATCTCAAGCAGGAGCAACAATTTTTGTCCGAATTCAAAGCTTTAAAAGCAGTTGAAAACAGGGATATTTCACCTGAAATACATATAACAAAGCAAAATGATCTAATTAATACAGTTGATAAAAACACTAATCAGATACTAAACCATTTGGATGTCGTTTTTCCTATATTGCATGGTACGTTCGGGGAAGATGGAACGATTCAAGGGATGCTTAAAGCATTAGACATTCCTTTTGTGGGGGTAGACATACTTGCTTCATCAGTTGGAATGGATAAAGATGTAGCTAAAAGGTTGTGGCGGGATGCCGGAATTCCAGTTGCAGATTTCATTTGTGTCCACAAAAAAGAATTGGCAAAATTGAAATTTAATGAGGTAAAGGATAAACTAGGATTACCGATTTTTGTTAAACCAGCCAATGCAGGATCTTCGGTTGGTGTACATAAAGTTCATAATTTATTGGAATTTGATTCTGCAGTTTCTGACGCTTTTCAATACGACAAAAAAATTCTTATAGAAGAGGCTATTAAAGGAAGGGAGGTTGAATGCGCAATTTTAGGAAACGAATATCCAAAAGCTTCTTTGATAGGAGAAATTGTTTCTCAAGTGGAATTTTATTCTTACGAAGCAAAGTATATTGACGCAGATGGAGCCAGGTTGATAATACCGGCTTCAATCACTAAGGAGGAAGAACAAACAATTCAGGAAGCAGCCATAAAAGCTTTCCAAGCTATAGAATGTGAGGGCCTTGCACGAGTTGATTTTTTTCTTAAACCTGATGGGACAATTGTAATAAATGAGATTAATACAATGCCGGGATTTACCAGTATCAGTATGTATCCAAAGTTATGGGAGGCTAGCGGAATTCCTTATTTTGAATTGTTGGACCATTTAATAGAATTGGCTATACTGAGACATCAAAGAGATACCAAGTTAAAAACCAGTTTTTAG
- the bamA gene encoding outer membrane protein assembly factor BamA codes for MKYYIFLLFNFLLCLVQAQEKTYVDYDKKSYEISSINVKGNQYSDANAIIGISGLRVGQKITVPGPEIPQAVKSIYKQRLFSAVDIMFSNVVGDVVVLEIQVTEKPRYSKHSFKGVKKGAHEELNELVNSQLLKNSIITEDVKENIVYRIKDHYLQKGYLDCRVKIFEFKEEKKENSARLVIDIDKGRRVKIHNITFKGNEHISSTKLRKQLKETKRLWQVFSKSKYIEDDFTEDKLKLIGYYNSKGFRDAEITKDSIWRTKRGNLKISIQIEEGKKYYFRNITVKGNSLYPEDQIKNVLSIQKGDVYDQDLLSKRLSFSQDGRDVSSLYMDEGYLFFKAEPIEMNIYQDSVDIEIRIIEGPQATIDRVTIKGNDRTNEHVVRREIRTRPGQKFSRSDIIRSQRAIMALGFFNPETMGINTPVNPRRGTVDIEYSVEERPSDQLELSAGWSAFGLIGTLGVVFNNFSTRNIFKKSAWSPLPQGDGQKLSLRAQSNGKFFQSYNFSFTEPWLGGKKPNSFTLGGVFTQVDNTSVGQGKFTNLRFSAALGSQLRWPDDNFIRTSAINLERISLVDNPLFIVDGVAIRDGNFYNFSFKHTIARSTVSEPLFPRSGSRLSLSAQLTLPYSLFKKDYNPADSPTEKYKWVEYHKWRFDGEWYFNLVSKLVFSFNAKMGMLGYYNKKLGAPPFERVSLGGNGLNNQNFAILGRDIIAMRGYEPEDIAARNTDEYYNTVDKGFATIFNKFTAELRYPLSLNPSATIYATTFYQAGNSWYSFKEYNPFDLRRSAGVGVRVFLPMFGLLGFDYGFGFDKPWLVEQNASLKSYARFNLILGFEPD; via the coding sequence ATGAAATATTATATTTTTCTTTTATTCAACTTTTTACTTTGTTTAGTCCAAGCTCAAGAGAAGACCTATGTGGATTATGATAAAAAATCATATGAAATAAGCTCTATAAACGTAAAAGGGAACCAGTATAGTGATGCCAACGCAATTATTGGAATCTCAGGGCTAAGGGTAGGTCAAAAAATCACCGTACCCGGACCAGAAATTCCCCAAGCGGTAAAATCAATTTATAAGCAAAGGCTATTTTCAGCTGTTGATATAATGTTTTCTAATGTAGTGGGTGATGTCGTAGTGCTTGAAATCCAGGTTACTGAAAAACCAAGATATTCTAAACATTCCTTCAAAGGGGTAAAAAAAGGAGCCCACGAAGAGTTAAATGAATTGGTAAACAGCCAATTGTTAAAGAACAGTATTATTACAGAAGACGTTAAAGAGAACATTGTTTACAGAATAAAAGACCATTATCTTCAAAAGGGCTATCTTGATTGTCGAGTCAAAATTTTTGAATTTAAGGAAGAAAAAAAGGAAAACTCTGCCAGACTTGTTATAGATATTGATAAGGGAAGAAGAGTAAAAATCCACAACATAACTTTTAAAGGAAATGAGCATATAAGTTCGACTAAGCTCAGAAAGCAGTTAAAAGAAACAAAGCGGCTATGGCAAGTTTTTTCAAAATCGAAATATATTGAAGATGATTTTACGGAGGATAAGTTAAAATTAATTGGTTATTATAATTCTAAAGGATTCCGGGATGCAGAGATTACCAAGGACTCAATATGGAGAACTAAGAGGGGTAATCTTAAAATTAGCATTCAAATTGAAGAAGGCAAAAAGTATTATTTCAGGAATATTACAGTTAAGGGAAACAGTCTGTATCCAGAAGATCAAATCAAGAATGTCCTTTCCATTCAAAAGGGCGATGTTTATGATCAGGACCTTTTATCAAAGAGGCTGAGTTTTAGCCAAGATGGAAGAGATGTGAGTAGTTTATATATGGATGAAGGTTATTTATTTTTTAAGGCTGAGCCTATTGAAATGAATATTTACCAGGATTCAGTTGACATTGAAATAAGAATAATTGAAGGGCCTCAAGCTACCATAGACCGCGTTACAATTAAAGGTAATGACCGAACAAATGAACATGTAGTAAGGAGGGAAATCAGGACCAGACCGGGCCAAAAGTTTAGCAGATCAGATATTATCAGGTCACAAAGAGCTATAATGGCGCTGGGTTTCTTCAATCCTGAAACCATGGGAATTAATACACCGGTCAATCCAAGAAGGGGAACTGTGGACATCGAGTATTCCGTAGAGGAAAGGCCTTCTGATCAATTGGAATTATCAGCCGGTTGGAGTGCGTTTGGATTAATTGGTACACTTGGGGTGGTTTTTAATAATTTCTCTACCAGAAATATTTTTAAAAAGTCAGCTTGGAGTCCATTGCCGCAGGGAGATGGGCAAAAGCTTTCCTTGAGAGCTCAGAGCAATGGTAAATTCTTTCAGTCATACAATTTTTCATTCACAGAACCTTGGTTGGGGGGTAAAAAGCCAAATTCTTTTACATTAGGTGGGGTTTTTACGCAGGTAGATAACACCTCGGTCGGCCAAGGTAAATTCACTAATCTTAGATTTTCTGCTGCATTGGGTTCACAATTGAGGTGGCCAGACGACAATTTTATCAGGACCAGCGCTATAAACCTTGAGCGTATATCCTTGGTGGATAATCCATTATTTATTGTAGACGGAGTGGCCATACGGGATGGAAATTTTTATAATTTCTCCTTCAAGCATACAATTGCCAGAAGTACAGTTTCTGAACCGTTGTTTCCTCGCTCCGGTTCACGTTTAAGTTTATCAGCTCAGCTGACACTTCCATATTCCTTGTTTAAAAAAGATTATAATCCGGCAGATTCACCTACAGAAAAATACAAATGGGTTGAATATCATAAATGGAGATTTGATGGCGAATGGTATTTTAACCTGGTCAGTAAATTAGTTTTCTCTTTCAATGCCAAAATGGGCATGTTAGGCTATTATAATAAGAAGTTGGGCGCTCCTCCATTTGAGCGGGTTTCATTGGGTGGAAATGGATTAAATAACCAGAATTTTGCTATTCTAGGAAGAGATATAATTGCCATGAGAGGTTATGAGCCTGAAGATATTGCAGCTCGAAATACAGATGAATATTATAACACGGTAGATAAGGGTTTTGCGACAATTTTTAACAAATTCACCGCAGAACTAAGATATCCTCTTTCACTCAATCCAAGTGCAACAATCTATGCCACAACGTTTTATCAAGCAGGAAACTCTTGGTATTCTTTTAAAGAATACAATCCATTCGATCTGAGAAGATCAGCGGGGGTAGGAGTAAGAGTCTTTTTACCGATGTTTGGTTTACTAGGGTTTGATTATGGATTTGGTTTTGACAAACCTTGGTTAGTTGAGCAAAACGCCTCTTTAAAGAGTTATGCTAGATTTAATCTAATTCTTGGATTTGAACCGGATTAA
- a CDS encoding isoleucine--tRNA ligase, protein MYKEIKSLNLQEIDQEMLSFWEANKVFEKSIESKIGAENFVFYEGPPSANGKPGIHHVMGRTVKDLFCRYQTLIGKKVFRKGGWDTHGLPIELSVEKELGITKEDIGTKITIDEYNHKCRETVMRFKSEWDELTRKMGYWVDLDNPYITFENDYIESVWFLLKKIYEKNLLYKGYTIQPYSPAAGTGLSTHELNQPGCYREVKDVSAVALFQLEAALNPNIENSFKDFSPIFCAAWTTTPWTLPSNTALAVGEKIKYCIVETFNPYTKAKNYIILAKDLVPKWFKPEMEWTATGPLPEPIDKNINYRIVSQDFFGSSLQGLSYRPLFNYAKPTEGDAYKILIGDFVSTEEGTGIVHIAPSFGADDMRVAKKYGIGTLTLVDRQGKFTEEVTDFAHEYVKEDFLSEEEKHHEKIRLGLDRYLSVDERIVIKLKSEGKLFNSQKYAHNYPHCWRTDKPVLYYPLDSWFIKVTAIKDRMVALNKTINWKPESTGVGRFGHWLENLQDWNLSRSRYWGIPLPIWRNKNGDVAKCIGSIEELQLEIEKANNLLNLSQIIPQDLHRPYIDQIILVSEDGKESLSRELDLIDVWFDSGAMPYAQIHYPFSGIKLSSENFPADFIAEGVDQTRGWFYTLHAIAALVFDSVAFKNVVSNGLVLDKNGEKMSKRKGNVIDPFTTLTTYGADATRWYMISNADPWENLKFDLEGITEVRNKFFGTLFNTYNFFAIYANVDQFKVTNGKNIPIETRPELDRWILSRLQSLIKEYKINMDNYEPTLSTRLIERFVNDDLSNWHVRLSRRRFWKTDTSNEKISAFITLYECLISVSQLIAPFAPFFADWLYKNLIEGSNENKSNEIVSVHLSTLPIQNDSWVNLDLERRMNYAQRISSLVLSLRKSEKIRVRQPLSKILLPILDENFQSDIKLVEDLIKAEVNIKKIEYISGDTGVIVKRAKPNFRTLGKKLGKHMQQASKLISNFSNSEIAEIENGSNVQIDIDNNFYQITLEDIEIFSEDIPGWLVSSDNDITVALDINLTDELIAEGTAREIINRIQNIRKSRDYNITDRILVKLESHPEVVKVVTAFKQMICNEVLADELELVDNNFNDNMELFEDLNITYSISLN, encoded by the coding sequence ATGTACAAAGAAATCAAGAGCCTGAACCTACAGGAAATTGATCAGGAAATGCTCAGTTTTTGGGAGGCTAACAAAGTATTTGAAAAAAGTATTGAAAGTAAAATAGGCGCAGAAAATTTTGTATTTTATGAAGGCCCTCCCTCTGCCAATGGTAAACCGGGAATTCACCATGTTATGGGGCGAACTGTAAAAGACTTATTTTGCAGGTATCAAACATTGATTGGTAAGAAAGTTTTTAGAAAAGGTGGTTGGGACACTCATGGACTTCCAATTGAGCTAAGCGTTGAAAAAGAATTAGGAATCACCAAAGAAGATATCGGAACTAAAATTACAATTGATGAATACAATCATAAATGCCGGGAAACGGTCATGCGGTTCAAAAGTGAATGGGATGAGCTCACCCGAAAGATGGGTTATTGGGTAGATTTGGATAATCCTTATATAACCTTTGAAAATGATTATATTGAATCTGTTTGGTTCTTGTTAAAAAAAATTTACGAAAAAAATCTATTGTACAAAGGATACACCATCCAACCCTATTCCCCCGCTGCCGGAACTGGACTAAGCACTCATGAACTGAATCAACCAGGATGTTACCGTGAAGTAAAGGATGTTTCCGCCGTTGCTCTTTTTCAATTAGAGGCTGCCTTGAATCCTAATATTGAAAATAGTTTTAAGGATTTTAGTCCCATTTTCTGTGCCGCCTGGACAACCACTCCTTGGACGCTGCCTTCAAACACTGCGCTCGCCGTTGGTGAAAAAATAAAATATTGCATTGTTGAAACGTTTAACCCTTATACAAAGGCGAAAAATTATATTATTCTCGCAAAAGACCTCGTCCCTAAATGGTTTAAACCTGAAATGGAATGGACAGCAACTGGCCCTTTGCCTGAACCTATTGATAAAAACATAAATTACAGAATTGTAAGTCAGGATTTTTTTGGATCGAGTCTACAAGGCTTAAGTTACCGTCCGCTTTTTAATTATGCCAAACCAACAGAAGGGGATGCATACAAGATTTTGATTGGTGACTTTGTATCAACAGAGGAGGGGACGGGTATTGTACATATTGCCCCCTCATTCGGAGCAGATGATATGCGGGTAGCTAAAAAATATGGCATTGGCACATTAACACTTGTAGATCGACAGGGAAAATTTACTGAAGAGGTGACAGATTTCGCCCATGAATATGTAAAAGAGGATTTTCTCTCAGAAGAAGAAAAACATCACGAAAAAATAAGACTAGGTTTAGATCGCTATCTTTCAGTAGACGAGCGTATAGTAATCAAATTAAAATCCGAGGGTAAGCTTTTCAATTCTCAAAAATATGCCCACAATTATCCACATTGTTGGAGAACAGACAAACCTGTTTTATATTATCCATTGGACAGTTGGTTTATTAAAGTGACCGCTATTAAGGATCGTATGGTTGCTTTAAATAAAACTATTAACTGGAAACCAGAGTCTACAGGTGTTGGTAGATTCGGTCACTGGCTGGAAAATCTTCAGGATTGGAATCTGTCAAGGTCGAGATATTGGGGTATTCCTCTTCCTATTTGGAGAAATAAAAATGGCGATGTTGCAAAATGCATTGGTTCAATAGAAGAATTGCAGCTGGAAATTGAAAAAGCTAACAATCTTCTAAACCTATCTCAAATAATCCCACAAGATTTACACCGACCTTATATCGACCAAATTATTCTGGTAAGTGAGGATGGAAAAGAGTCTTTATCCAGAGAACTAGACTTAATTGATGTTTGGTTTGACAGTGGTGCTATGCCTTATGCCCAAATTCATTATCCCTTCTCTGGAATCAAACTTTCCTCTGAAAATTTTCCTGCTGACTTTATCGCTGAAGGTGTAGACCAAACCCGAGGATGGTTTTATACACTTCATGCCATTGCAGCGCTTGTTTTTGACTCTGTTGCATTTAAGAATGTAGTTTCAAATGGATTAGTACTCGATAAAAATGGCGAGAAGATGTCCAAAAGAAAAGGGAATGTAATTGATCCCTTTACAACACTTACCACTTACGGAGCGGATGCAACAAGATGGTATATGATCAGTAATGCAGATCCTTGGGAAAACTTAAAATTTGACTTGGAAGGCATTACTGAAGTTAGAAACAAATTCTTTGGAACTTTATTCAATACTTATAACTTCTTCGCCATCTACGCCAACGTAGATCAGTTTAAAGTTACAAATGGAAAAAATATTCCAATTGAAACAAGACCAGAGCTTGATCGTTGGATTTTGTCAAGATTGCAATCTTTAATAAAGGAATACAAAATCAATATGGACAATTACGAACCCACCTTAAGTACAAGGTTAATTGAGCGGTTTGTAAATGATGACTTATCAAACTGGCATGTTCGCCTTTCACGAAGAAGATTCTGGAAAACCGACACTTCAAATGAAAAAATTTCAGCATTTATTACGCTTTATGAATGCCTGATCTCTGTCAGTCAGCTGATCGCTCCATTTGCCCCATTTTTTGCAGATTGGTTATATAAAAATCTTATAGAAGGTTCAAATGAAAATAAATCAAATGAAATTGTTTCTGTTCATTTATCTACATTACCTATTCAAAATGATTCTTGGGTAAACCTTGACTTAGAAAGGAGAATGAATTACGCTCAAAGAATTTCATCGCTTGTACTTTCTTTAAGAAAATCTGAAAAAATTAGGGTCCGCCAACCACTCTCCAAAATTTTACTTCCTATATTAGATGAAAACTTCCAATCAGATATAAAACTTGTTGAAGACTTAATTAAAGCGGAAGTAAATATTAAAAAAATAGAATATATATCTGGGGATACTGGTGTCATTGTAAAGCGAGCGAAGCCAAATTTTAGGACATTAGGTAAAAAGTTGGGAAAACACATGCAGCAAGCAAGTAAACTTATTTCAAATTTTAGTAATTCTGAAATTGCTGAAATTGAAAATGGTTCAAATGTTCAAATTGACATTGATAATAACTTTTATCAAATTACGCTTGAAGATATTGAGATCTTTTCTGAAGATATTCCAGGATGGTTAGTTAGTTCAGATAATGATATAACCGTCGCCTTAGATATTAATCTTACTGATGAACTTATTGCAGAAGGCACAGCAAGAGAAATTATTAATCGAATTCAAAATATAAGAAAATCCAGAGACTACAATATTACTGATAGAATTCTTGTAAAACTAGAAAGTCATCCTGAAGTAGTAAAAGTCGTTACCGCTTTTAAGCAAATGATTTGTAATGAAGTACTTGCAGATGAATTAGAATTAGTAGATAATAACTTTAATGACAACATGGAATTATTTGAAGATCTAAATATCACTTACTCAATTTCTCTTAATTGA
- a CDS encoding 2,3,4,5-tetrahydropyridine-2,6-dicarboxylate N-succinyltransferase, which translates to MNNLEEIILKTWDNRDLLKESQNVSAIQEVIRLLDTGAIRVAEQLSPGIWKVNEWIKKAILLYFPISENKVINAGDLSFFDKIPTKTNYEQLGVRAVPHAIARYGSFIERGAILMPSYVNIGAYVGSGSMIDTWATIGSCAQIGRNVHIAGGVGIGGVLEPPQAQPNIIEDDCFIGSRCIIVEGAVIEKEAVLGANVVITASTHIIDVSGQEPVHYKGRVPARSVVIPGSYPKEYPAGTFQIPCALIIGKRKETTDKKVSLNDALRDYGIGQ; encoded by the coding sequence ATGAACAACTTAGAAGAAATCATTCTCAAAACCTGGGACAATCGTGACCTTTTAAAGGAATCTCAAAATGTATCTGCCATCCAGGAAGTGATAAGACTCTTAGATACTGGAGCAATAAGGGTAGCAGAACAACTCTCTCCTGGTATTTGGAAAGTTAATGAATGGATCAAAAAAGCAATTTTACTTTATTTTCCCATTTCAGAGAATAAAGTTATTAATGCTGGTGATCTCAGTTTCTTTGACAAAATTCCAACGAAAACTAATTATGAACAACTCGGGGTGAGGGCTGTTCCTCATGCCATTGCTCGTTATGGAAGCTTTATAGAACGTGGAGCAATTTTAATGCCTTCCTATGTAAATATTGGTGCTTATGTTGGTTCTGGATCCATGATTGACACATGGGCAACAATTGGATCATGTGCCCAAATTGGCAGAAATGTACATATTGCTGGTGGTGTTGGAATTGGCGGTGTTTTAGAACCTCCACAAGCACAGCCTAACATAATTGAAGATGATTGTTTTATAGGTTCAAGATGCATTATTGTAGAAGGTGCGGTAATAGAAAAAGAAGCTGTTTTAGGCGCAAATGTTGTAATTACTGCTTCAACTCATATTATTGACGTGTCAGGTCAAGAACCTGTTCATTATAAAGGAAGGGTTCCTGCCCGTTCAGTTGTAATTCCTGGTTCGTATCCAAAAGAATACCCAGCGGGAACATTTCAAATTCCTTGCGCTTTGATTATAGGAAAAAGAAAAGAAACCACAGATAAAAAAGTTTCTCTTAATGATGCCCTAAGAGATTATGGAATTGGTCAATAA
- a CDS encoding RNA polymerase sigma factor — translation MDNKLLASKCLKGDQKACKELYDSYAPSMMAVCQRYCKSQEQAEDCLQDGFIKVFVHLESWNASGDLGAWIRRIIVNTCLSSLKNAKAQWVNFEDEVVMAVSVECDAVSRLSYQELEELLLNMPIGYRTVFNLHVIEGYGYDEIATMLQITESTCRSQMHKAKNCLAKKITELQPEVKYAV, via the coding sequence ATGGATAATAAACTTCTGGCAAGTAAATGTCTGAAAGGCGATCAAAAAGCCTGCAAGGAGCTTTACGACAGTTATGCTCCAAGCATGATGGCCGTTTGTCAAAGGTATTGCAAGAGTCAGGAACAAGCAGAAGATTGTTTACAAGATGGTTTTATTAAAGTTTTTGTGCACCTGGAAAGTTGGAATGCAAGCGGAGATTTGGGAGCGTGGATTCGGAGGATAATAGTAAACACGTGTCTCTCAAGCCTTAAGAATGCAAAAGCTCAATGGGTAAATTTTGAAGATGAAGTCGTGATGGCAGTATCAGTGGAGTGTGATGCAGTATCAAGATTGAGCTATCAAGAATTAGAAGAACTTCTGTTAAATATGCCAATAGGATACAGAACTGTTTTTAATCTTCACGTTATTGAAGGATATGGGTATGATGAAATTGCAACCATGCTTCAAATAACAGAGTCAACTTGCAGGTCACAAATGCACAAAGCAAAGAATTGTCTGGCAAAAAAAATAACCGAATTACAACCTGAAGTAAAATATGCAGTATGA
- a CDS encoding carboxymuconolactone decarboxylase family protein yields the protein MSLQSEFNDYRSKMNDVLLSHDNLPLKRFFSLDHQMYQEGSLTVKTKELLGLVASMVLRCDDCIKYHLGKCYELEVTTEEIYEVFAIANMVGGSICIPHTRRAAEYWEELISSK from the coding sequence ATGTCGCTTCAATCGGAATTTAATGACTACAGAAGTAAAATGAACGATGTACTTCTGTCCCATGATAACCTACCTTTAAAGAGATTTTTTTCTCTTGATCATCAAATGTACCAGGAGGGTTCCCTTACAGTCAAAACAAAAGAATTGTTAGGTTTAGTTGCGTCCATGGTTTTGAGATGTGATGATTGTATTAAATATCATCTTGGCAAATGTTACGAACTAGAAGTTACTACTGAAGAAATCTACGAAGTCTTTGCAATTGCAAATATGGTTGGTGGTTCAATTTGTATTCCTCATACACGACGTGCGGCAGAATATTGGGAAGAGTTAATTTCTTCAAAATAG